The following coding sequences lie in one Oryza brachyantha chromosome 10, ObraRS2, whole genome shotgun sequence genomic window:
- the LOC102704177 gene encoding protein STRUBBELIG-RECEPTOR FAMILY 7-like yields MAAAWAWPVLFLLCCSWTRRQILVAATTDANDVTVLNALFTSLNSPGQLRGWQVNGGDPCGASWQGITCSGSSVTAIKLPSMGLSGNLAYNMNTMESLVELDMSQNNLGGGQNIQYNLPNKKLERLNLAGNQFAGNVPYSISTMPKLKYLNLNHNQLQGNMTDVFSNLPSLETLDLSFNSLTGNLPQSFSSLSSLKTLSLQNNQFTGSINVLANLPLDNLNVANNRFTGWIPNELKKINGLQTDGNSWSTGPAPPPPPFTAPPPSRNRRKSPGRHSSGSGNSSGSGGNSGLRSGAIAGIVVALLVIGAVVAFFLIKRKRKGAMEEHVEQRQPFNSYPSNEVKDMKPIPESTKIEVEPLPSPAAISLKPPPKIERNQSFDDDDDLSNKPVAKKNNSASVKAAVYSVADLQMATDSFSMDNLVGEGTFGRVYRAQFSDGKVLAVKKLNSTVLPSQSSDDFFDLVSNISKLHHPNLNELVGYCMEHGQHLLAYDFQRNGSLHDMLHLPDDYSKPLSWNSRVKIALGSARALEYLHEICSPSIIHKNFKSSNILLDTEFNPHVSDAGLASFVPDSEFQASDQGSGYSAPEVDMTGQYTLKSDVYSFGVVMLELLTGRKPFDSSRQRTEQSLVRWATPQLHDIDALDRMVDPALKGLYPAKSLSRFADVVALCVQPEPEFRPPMSEVVQALVRLVQRANMTRRMIDGEEGSRRPDDQDQEFV; encoded by the exons ATGGCGGCCGCCTGGGCATGGCCGGTGCTCTTCCTCCTGTGCTGCTCTTGGACCCGGCGGCAAATCTTGGTCGCTGCGACCACCGACGCCAATGATG TTACTGTCCTGAATGCACTATTCACCAGCCTGAATTCGCCGGGGCAGCTGCGGGGTTGGCAGGTGAATGGTGGTGATCCGTGTGGTGCTTCATGGCAGGGAATCACCTGCTCTGGATCATCAGTTACAGCAAT TAAATTGCCGAGCATGGGGCTTTCAGGAAACCTGGCCTACAATATGAACACCATGGAATCCCTAGTTGAGCT TGACATGAGCCAAAATAATCTTGGGGGTGGCCAAAATATTCAATACAATCTTCCAAACAAGAAGCTTGAGAGGCT CAATCTGGCAGGGAATCAGTTCGCTGGAAATGTTCCATACTCAATTTCCACAATGCCTAAACTTAAGTATCT AAACCTTAATCACAACCAATTACAAGGAAATATGACTGACGTCTTTTCCAACCTTCCAAGTTTGGAAACTCT TGATCTCTCCTTCAATTCTCTTACTGGAAATCTACCACAAAGTTTCAGTTCTCTGTCAAGCCTGAAAACTTT GTCTCTGCAAAACAACCAATTTACTGGATCAATCAATGTTCTTGCTAATCTTCCCCTGGATAATCT AAACGTGGCAAACAACCGTTTTACTGGTTGGATTCCTAATgagctaaagaaaataaatggcCTTCA AACCGATGGCAATTCTTGGAGCACAGGTccggcaccaccaccgccaccattCACAGCACCTCCACCATCACGCAACCGTCGGAAAAGCCCAGGAAGACACTCCAGTGGCAGTGGTAACTCGTCAGGTTCTGGTGGAAATTCAGGGTTACGTTCTGGAGCTATAGCAGGAATTGTTGTAGCTCTACTAGTTATTGGAGCAGTTGTAGCGTTCTTCTTGATAAAGAGAAAACGCAAAGGTGCAATGGAAGAACATGTTGAACAGCGACAGCCTTTCAATTCATACCCTTCCAATGAAGTTAAAG ATATGAAACCTATACCAGAATCTACCAAAATAGAGGTGGAGCCTTTGCCTTCCCCTGCAGCAATTAGTCTGAAACCACCTCCTAAGATTGAGCGCAACCAGTcatttgatgatgatgacgactTATCAAATAAGCCTgttgcaaagaaaaataattcagcGTCAGTAAAGGCAGCAGTTTATTCAGTTGCAGACCTACAGATGGCAACAGATAGTTTCAGCATGGACAATCTTGTTGGAGAGGGTACTTTTGGACGTGTTTACAGGGCACAATTCAGTGATGGAAag GTACTAGCTGTCAAGAAACTAAACAGTACTGTGTTGCCAAGCCAATCTTCAGATGATTTCTTTGACTTGGTGTCAAACATTTCAAAGTTGCACCATCCCAATCTCAATGAGCTTGTGGGCTATTGCATGGAGCATGGACAGCACTTGCTAGCTTATGATTTCCAGAGAAATGGTTCGCTACATGATATGCTTCACCTCCCAGATGACTATAGCAAACCACTTAGCTGGAATTCTCGTGTTAAGATTGCGTTAGGCTCTGCACGGGCACTAGA GTATCTTCATGAAATTTGTTCTCCTTCTATTATCCACAAGAACTTCAAATCATCTAATATCCTGCTGGACACTGAGTTCAATCCTCATGTTTCTGATGCTGGACTTGCCAGCTTTGTTCCTGATTCTGAATTCCAG GCTTCAGATCAGGGCTCTGGATATAGTGCCCCTGAAGTGGACATGACTGGGCAGTATACCCTCAAGAGCGATGTCTATAGCTTTGGAGTTGTCATGCTGGAACTCTTGACTGGCCGCAAACCATTCGACAG CTCTAGGCAACGGACAGAGCAGTCACTTGTCCGGTGGGCGACGCCGCAGCTGCATGACATTGATGCATTGGACCGGATGGTTGACCCCGCGCTCAAGGGCCTGTACCCTGCCAAATCCCTGTCCCGTTTCGCAGATGTTGTTGCCCTGTGTGTCCAG CCTGAGCCTGAGTTCAGACCACCCATGTCTGAGGTGGTGCAAGCGCTGGTCCGCCTTGTTCAGAGGGCCAACATGACTAGGAGAATGATCGACGGCGAAGAGGGTTCTCGGAGACCAGATGACCAGGATCAAGAATTCGTGTAA
- the LOC107303399 gene encoding uncharacterized protein LOC107303399: MLMSPSSSHSASANASADSSSSLKAPASTSETAGPSHILDSDKEITALQDSPSTSLKASVISTGQLTPTSKLTSVDLAKKKGLVSICPKPSPLPQPSNDPKKSATSKTYAQKETYHASPATTHISAPQKKDSISQDDDQPAQSSATGKPSTKKRARSLSPSAPVKKLFKQSGTEPSN, translated from the exons ATGCTGATGAGTCCATCCAGTTCCCACTCAGCATCAGCCAATGCATCGGCAGATTCATCCTCCTCTTTGAAAGCACCGGCATCGACAAGCGAAACGGCAGGGCCATCGCACATATTAGACAGTGATAAAGAGATTACTGCGCTGCAGGACAGTCCATCAACATCCTTGAAAGCCTCTGTCATTTCCACAGGACAACTGACACCAACAAGCAAACTCACCTCAGTAGACCtagcaaagaaaaaaggtCTTGTCTCAATCTGTCCAAAGCCATCGCCACTGCCACAACCATCCAATGATCCAAAG AAATCTGCTACCTCTAAAACATACGCTCAAAAAGAAACCTATCATGCATCTCCTGCTACAACACACATATCTGCGCCTCAAAAGaag GACTCAATATCACAAGATGATGATCAGCCTGCCCAATCATCTGCAACTGGCAAGCCATCTACCAAGAAAAG GGCACGATCTCTGTCTCCATCTGCACCTGTTAAAAAGCTATTCAAACAAAGCGGTACTGAACCAAG CAACTAA